The Phaeocystidibacter marisrubri DNA segment CGAAAAGAACATCCAATTTTTCAAAAACAACCTGAACAATCTCGCCGCTTCCCAACTTATACCTAGCCAAACTCCAATACAGGCATTGGTGATAGGAAACCATGTGGCGGCTGTGCAACTGGAAAACGTTTTGTTGAGTGGAGGGCTTCTTACCAAAGCCATCTTGCATCCAACGGTTCCAAGCGGAACGGAACGCATTCGCATCAGCTTGCACAGTTACAATACCGAGGCCGAGATCTCTATGCTCTGCCAAAGGCTGAATGAGTACTTCGAAGAATGAAAACGGTATTTCTAACAGGAATTCATACCGACGCAGGCAAAACCGTCGCGTCGGCCATTATTTGTAAGGCGCTAAAAGCCGATTACTGGAAACCGATTCAAAGTGGGTATCCAGAAGACTCGGACACACGCACCGTTAAAACGCTAGTTGGTGAAACCGAGATCGCATTTCACCCAGAAAGTTACACACTTAAAGCACCTCTATCTCCGCACACCGCTGCTGATCAAGAGGGCATTCGCATCGATTTGAACAAGGTAGTTCGACCACGTGCAAATCGACTATTGATAGAAGGTGCAGGTGGCCTTTTGGTTCCCCTGAATGAGAAGGACACGATTGTAAATCTCTTAAAACCAGAGGATCGCGTTATCCTCGTTTCGCGCCACTACTTGGGTAGCATCAACCACACCTTACTATCGGTTGCACTTTTGAACAATTTGGGCTTCAAACCGGGGATAATATTTGTCGGAAACCCGAATCCATCTACTGAAGATGCTATACTTTCGCTCGGTGATTGCGAACACATTGGCCGAATTGAGGAAACCGATCAGGTTGACGCAAATTTCGTAGCCGCTCAAAGTGTTCTACTGCAGAAGAAGTTGGAAGAATGGCTGGAGGAGTAAAGAATCTCGACTTAGACGAAATGCTGTCGAATCGCGACGTGCAACCGACGGATAGTCCGATTGCCGAAGCAGACCGAGCACATCAATGGCACCCTTACACGCAAATGAAGGACTTTGGCTCCCACTTACCTGTGGTAAAAGCCAAAGGCTCAAAGTTGTATTTGGAAGACGGTCGTGTTCTTATCGATGCGATTTCTTCCTGGTGGGTAAACCTTTACGGTCATGGAAATGAACACATCAAAAAGGCCTTAAACCGCCAATTTGAATCGGTAGACCACGTGCTTTTTGCAGGTTTCACTCACGCTCCAGCTACGCGAGTTGCGGAATTGCTACTCCCCCACCTACCCGGAAAAATGAACCGATTGTTCTTCAGTGACAACGGATCTACTTCAGTAGAGGTCGCCATGAAAATGGCCCTCCAATATTTTTACAACCAAGGAGAAAACCGCCGACTCCTCTTGGCATTTGAAGACGCCTATCACGGCGATACCTTCGGAGCCATGGCCACGGGAGGTTTGGGCGTATTCAACAACGCATTCTCAGACATGCTTCCCAAAGTGGTGCGCATACCCGTTCCAAGCGCGAACGGATTGGATGCTACCCTTGAAGCTCTTCACGCCTTGCCGCTTCACGAAGTTGCCGGCTTCATCTACGAGCCATTGGTTCAAGGCGCTGCAGGAATGGTATTTTATGAGGCCAACGACTTGGATAAAATCCTCAACACTGTAAAGAACACTGGAGCATTCCTCATTGCCGATGAAGTCATGACAGGTTTTGGTCGACTTGAAACGATGTTTGCCTCTGAGCAAATGGAGGTCCGGCCAGATATCATGTGCCTTTCCAAAGGTCTTACTGGAGGCGTTCTCCCTATGGGATTAACTACCGCTACCGAAGAGGTGTTTAAAGGCTTCTATTCGGATGACCGTTCCAAAGCCTTGATGCACGGACATTCCTTTACCGCAAATCCACTAGGTTGCGCCGCTGCCATTGCCGGTTTAGAACTTTGGGCTTCGCCCGATATTCAAGCGAGTAGACAACAACTGATGACGCTTCAAAGCGAGGCCGCCCTAGAACTAGAGCAACACCCTGCGGTGGATAGCGTTCGCGTAAAAGGCACATTGCTCGCTATCAACATAAAAACAAACAGCGATTCTGAGCATTACGGAGCATTCCGAGACCAGCTCTACGCCTACTTTACCAATCACGGCGTACTACTGCGACCTCTTGGAAATGTGATCTACACTCTTCCTCCTTTCACCACATCAGAATCTGAAATGAAACACATCTACGATATCATTCGCGGATGTTTAGACACCCTGATTGAAGCATGAAACCGGTCTACATAAACGACATCGGCTTCATAGCCAATTTGGGAATCGATCCCCTATCTGCATGGGAAAAGGCCCTCTCGGGAGAATCAACCTTCACACAACTGGAAGGCTACCCTGTGGCTCGAGTAGAACACAGCGCATTTGCTGAATTCGCTCCAGACTACAAGCCCTACCGAAAGTTGGATAGAAGTACTCAACTTGCACTCTTTGCTTCACAACAGTTGAGTCGATTGAAG contains these protein-coding regions:
- the bioD gene encoding dethiobiotin synthase produces the protein MKTVFLTGIHTDAGKTVASAIICKALKADYWKPIQSGYPEDSDTRTVKTLVGETEIAFHPESYTLKAPLSPHTAADQEGIRIDLNKVVRPRANRLLIEGAGGLLVPLNEKDTIVNLLKPEDRVILVSRHYLGSINHTLLSVALLNNLGFKPGIIFVGNPNPSTEDAILSLGDCEHIGRIEETDQVDANFVAAQSVLLQKKLEEWLEE
- the bioA gene encoding adenosylmethionine--8-amino-7-oxononanoate transaminase, giving the protein MAGGVKNLDLDEMLSNRDVQPTDSPIAEADRAHQWHPYTQMKDFGSHLPVVKAKGSKLYLEDGRVLIDAISSWWVNLYGHGNEHIKKALNRQFESVDHVLFAGFTHAPATRVAELLLPHLPGKMNRLFFSDNGSTSVEVAMKMALQYFYNQGENRRLLLAFEDAYHGDTFGAMATGGLGVFNNAFSDMLPKVVRIPVPSANGLDATLEALHALPLHEVAGFIYEPLVQGAAGMVFYEANDLDKILNTVKNTGAFLIADEVMTGFGRLETMFASEQMEVRPDIMCLSKGLTGGVLPMGLTTATEEVFKGFYSDDRSKALMHGHSFTANPLGCAAAIAGLELWASPDIQASRQQLMTLQSEAALELEQHPAVDSVRVKGTLLAINIKTNSDSEHYGAFRDQLYAYFTNHGVLLRPLGNVIYTLPPFTTSESEMKHIYDIIRGCLDTLIEA